TCTTTTTATTGGGGAATTGGATTTCTTCTAGAAATAGTCCTCCATCTCCTGTTTTTACTAGGAGTCCTTTGCCTTTTACGTGTTTTATGATGGTGCCTGGAGTGATATCAGAAGACAGTTCTTCTGTGTATCTTTTGGAAGTATGGACTTTTAACCTTTTTCCTTCGTAATTGGTATAGGCTACAGGCCATGGATTAGTGCCTCTGATAAGATTAAAGATCCCTTCTGAGCTCTTATTCCAGTGAACTTTTCCAGTATCTTTTGTCAGCATAGGTGCATGAGAGCTCTTTTCATCTTCTTGCTTTGTTCTGGGTTCTATTTTCTTTTCTACATGATCTAATGTTTTTAAAATCAGACTTGAACCTAAATCCGCTAATATATCGTAAAGCTCTCCAGCAGTCATATCCTCTTCTATTTTTACTTTTTGCTGGTAAATAATATCTCCTGTATCCATACCCTCATCCATATACATTGTAGTCACACCAGATTCTTTTTCACCTTTTATTATGGACCAATTTATAGGTGCAGAACCCCTATAAGCTGGCAATAATGAAGCATGAATATTAATACAACCGTATTCTGGAAACTCAATGAGCTCCCTAGGTAAAAGCTGTCCATATGCAACTGCAATGATTATATCTGGTTG
Above is a genomic segment from Alkalibaculum bacchi containing:
- the fmt gene encoding methionyl-tRNA formyltransferase → MKILFMGTPDFAAVPLKAILESDHEVVAVVTQPDKPKGRGNKVIYSSVKELALEYNIPILQPNRIKDKDAVNQVKAFQPDIIIAVAYGQLLPRELIEFPEYGCINIHASLLPAYRGSAPINWSIIKGEKESGVTTMYMDEGMDTGDIIYQQKVKIEEDMTAGELYDILADLGSSLILKTLDHVEKKIEPRTKQEDEKSSHAPMLTKDTGKVHWNKSSEGIFNLIRGTNPWPVAYTNYEGKRLKVHTSKRYTEELSSDITPGTIIKHVKGKGLLVKTGDGGLFLEEIQFPNKKKMHVDDYLKGNSINIGTILD